The region ATATCACCATAATTTTAGTATGATATATTTTTTTTATAATATACTCAAAATATAATAAAAATGCCCGTACAATTTAATAAATGTACGGGCATTCTTATTATATTTATCACATACATTAAAGCTAATGTCGTCAATAAAAGCAGCTATAAATCGCAAAAATATTATGCTTTAATTATTTTCTTATCACGTTTAATAGAATTATAATCATCTACCATATCTTGAAGAGTTATAGTTTTAGTTACATGGTCTATACTCTCTTTTATTTTTACCCAAAGAAGCCTCGTAGCACAATAATCGCTATTATCACAAGTATCATTTTCTATACAATCTGAAATTTCTATAGGTCCCTCAAGGACATCAAAAATATTAGATATATATATATCTTTAGGAGCTTTAGACAAAACATATCCTCCTTGTGATCCTCTTATGCTCTTAATCAAACTAGCTTTTCTAAGTGGAACAAATAATTGTTCTAAATATGCTTCTGATATTCTTTGTCGCTCAGATATACTCTTTATTGAAACTGGCTCTTCACCATAATGAATTGCCAAATCTACCATTGCTTTAACCCCATATCGACCTTTAGTAGATAATTTCATTAACTCACTTCCTTAATTCCGACAATAATACTCTACTTTGTATTACTATAATATCAAATGCCTTGAGACTTGTCAATTGAGCAAAGCAATCTAAGGAAAATTAAAAATTAAGAAAGAAGAATTAAGAATGTTTATAAACTGCAAGTCTTAAATATATAAATGAATTAATAAAAAGCGATGACTTCTCAATATCAGCCACCGCTTTTTATTAACATTTATTTTTTATGTTAGCCTCTAAGTGAAGTCTCACCCATAAGGTATTCATCTATTGATTTTGCAGCCTGTCTGCCGCTGTGTATAGCTCTTACTACAAGAGATTGACCACTTTTCATATCTCCTGCTGCAAACACATTTTTATGACTTGTCATGAAATTATCATCAGTTTTAACATTCCCTCTAGCATCTAATTCTAACTTTAAGTCATCAATAATACCACTGTGCTCAGGGTGCAAAAATCCCATAGCTATAAGAATTAAATCTACTTTTTGATCAAACTCTGAGCCTTTAACTTCGTTCATTGACATTCTACCATCTTTACCTTTTTCCCATTTAACTTTTACACCTTTAAGATTTTCGAGTTTTCCATTTTTGCCTTCTAATTTCTTAGTAGACACACAGAATAGTCTTTCGCAGCCTTCTTCATGCGAAGTAGTAGTCTTATATAGTCTAGGGAATAAAGGCCAAGGCATAGAGTCATCTCTCTTAGTCGGAAGCTTAGGCATTATCTCATACTGATATACTTTCTTAGCTCCCTGCCTTATTGCAGTACCAATACAGTCAGAACCAGTATCTCCACCGCCTACAACTACGACAACTTTGTCCTTTGCAGTTATTTCTTCTCCCCCTATTTTAACACCTGCATTTCTCATATTTTGCTGTTTTAAATAATCTACAGCAAAATGCACACCACTTAATCCTTCTCTTCCTTCAACATTTAGATCCCTAGGTATAGTGGAACCTCCTGTAAGAAGCACTACATCAAAATCTTTTAATATTTCATCTGTAGGTACGTCAAATCCAGCATTAGTAGACGTCATAAATTTTATTCCTGATTTTTCCATGATATCAACTCTTCTGTCAACTACATGTTTTTCAAGTTTAAAGTCTGGAATACCATATCTTAAAAGTCCACCTACTTTATCTGCTCTCTCAAACACAACAACACTGTGCCCTACTGAATTAAGTTCTGCAGCTGCAGCAAGTCCAGACGGTCCAGAGCCTATTACAGCAATTCTTTTGCCTGTTCTAACTTTAGGTACTTGTGGTTTTACCCATCCATTTTTATATGCTTCTTCAATAATTGCATATTCAATTTCATTTATTGAAACCGCATCAAAATTATCTCCTAAAGTACATGAACCTTCACATAAAGCAGGGCAAATACGTCCTGTGAATTCAGGGAAATTGCTTGTTAAAGATATTCTTTCATAAGCTTTTTTCCACTCACCCTTATAAACCATATCGTTAAAATCAGGCATTAAATTTCCAAGAGGACATCCCCAGGAGCAAAATGGTGTTCCGCATTCCATACATCTTGCTCCTTGATTCCTAAGTTCTTCCTTTGACATTCTTATATAAACTTCTTTATAATCTTTCACTCTTTCCTTTATTGCACGATGTGATGAATTTTGTCTCTTAAATTCCTTGAATCCAGTTACCTTTCCCATTTTTGAGCCCCCTTACATATTAACAGCAGCAGCTTTTTTCTTTGATTGTTCAAGTATTAATTTATATGCTGTTGGAATAACCTTTTTAAATTTAGCTTTATATTCGTCCCAATTTTCTAGTATTTTCTTTGCTTTAACACTGTCTGTATATTCATAATGTTCCTTTATAAGATCATATAGAACTTTTTCATCAGCATCATCATAATCGGTTGTAATTTCCACCATTTCAGTATTGCATTTATCTTCAAAATCATTATTCTCATCAAGTACAAATGCCATACCACCACTCATTCCAGCGCCAAAGTTTCTTCCAGTCTTTCCAAGTACAACAGCAATTCCACCAGTCATATATTCACAGCAGTGATCTCCTGTACCTTCTGCTACTGCATATGCACCACTGTTTCTTACTGCAAAACGCTCTCCAACCATTCCATTAACAAACAATTTACCGCTTGTTGCCCCATATAGAATAGTATTTCCAGCAATAACATTTTCATCTTGTTTAAAGGTTGCCCTTTTAGGTGTTTTAATTGCTATTTTAGCACCTGACAAGCTCTTTCCTACATAATCATTAGCTTCACCTTCAAGAATAAGAGTCATACCCTTCATTCCAAATGCACCAAAGCTCTGACCAGCCGAACCAATAAAATTAAATCTTATAGTATCATCTGGAAGTCCATTTTCTCCATATGCTTTTGCAACTTTTCCGCTGAGCATAGCTCCAACTGATCTATCTACATTTTTAATTTCAAAATTTCCAACTACAGGTTTTCCAGAATTTATAGCATCCTTTGCTATTTGAATCAGTTTATAATCCATAATTTTATCTAAGCCATGATTTTGAGCTATTGTACAGTATGGTTTTATTCTCTTTGGCATATCAGGCTTATATAATATCTTTGAAAGATTAATTCCCTTTGCTTTCCAGTGGGTTACAGCATCTTTTGCTTCTATTTTATCAACTCTTCCAACCATTTCATTTATTGTTCTAAAGCCAAGCTGTGCCATATATTCTCTAACTTCCTGAGCAATAAAAGTAAGGAAGTTTATAACATATTCAGGTTTCCCTTTAAATTTCTTTCTAAGATCTTCATCTTGAGTTGCTATTCCCATTTCACATGTATTAAGATGACAGTTTCTAAGCATGCAACAGCCTAATGATACAAGTATAGTAGAAGCAAATACGAACTCTTCTGCTCCTAAAAGTGCAGCTACTACAACATCCTTACCTGTTTTTAACTGTCCATCTGTTTGAAGAACAACTCTGCTTCTTAAATTGTTTAAAAGAAGTACCTGCTGAGTTTCTGATAATCCAAGCTCCCATGGAATTCCAGCATGCTTTACTGAAGATAATGGTGCCGCACCTGTACCTCCATCGTGACCACTTATTAGTATCGAATCTGCATGAGCTTTAGCAACACCTGCTGCTACAGTTCCTACTCCAACTTCAGAAACAAGCTTTACGCTTATTCTTGCTGATGGGTTTACACATTTAAGATCAAATATAAGCTGTGCTAAATCCTCAATAGAATATATATCATGGTGAGGTGGTGGTGAAATAAGGTCTATTCCTGGTGTTGAATGTCTTACTCTGGCTATGTTTACATCAACTTTTCTTCCTGGAAGCTGTCCACCTTCTCCTGGTTTTGCACCCTGTGCCATTTTAATTTGAAGTTCATCAGCATTTACAAGATATTCTGTGGTTACTCCAAATCTAGCAGAGGCTATCTGCTTTATAGCACTTCTTCTTAAATCGCCATTAGCATCTGTCTTATATCTCTCATTGTCTTCTCCGCCTTCTCCGCAGTTACTCTTACCGCCAATTCTATTCATTGCTATTGCAATAGTTTCATGAGCTTCTTTACTGATTGAACCAAATGACATAGCTCCTGAACAGAATCTTTTTAGTATTTCACTTACAGGTTCTACTTCATCTATTGATATTGGATTTAAGTTTTTAAATTTAAACAATCCTCTTATTGTGCAAAGATTTTTATCCTGATTATCTATTAATTTAGTATAATCCTTAAACATTTTGTAATTGCCAGTTCTAGCAGCAACTTGAAGTCTATATATTGAATCTGGGTTGAATAAATGGAACTCTCCATTCTTTCTCCAAGCATATTGACCTCCTACGCTTAATACAGATACTGGCTTTCTTATTTTATTAAACGCATTTTCGTACCTATTTAGAACTTCTCTAGCAACTACATCTATTCCTATACCTTCTATTCTAGATGGAGTACCTTCAAAATATTTATTTACTAACTCACTGCTAAGACCTATTGCTTCAAATATCTCAGCACCATGGTAACTTCTAAGAGTAGATATACCCATCTTAGACAATATCTTTAATATACCATGATTTATAGCATTAATATAATTACTTATTGCCTTAGTTGCGTCCTCTATTACTATATCCTTTTCTCTTACCAATTGTCTTATAGATTCAAATGCAATATAAGGATTTACTGCAGTAGCACCATATCCAAGTAAAAGTGCAAAATGCATAGTTTCTCTTGCTTCTCCTGTTTCCACAATAATAGATACTTTTGTACGTGTTTTCTCTTTTATCAAATGGTGATGAACAGCAGATAATGCAAGTAAACTTGGTATTGCAGCTTCATAAGAATCTATATGTTTATCACTTAATACAATTATATTAAATCCTTCTTTTATCCTCTTTGAAGCTCTCTCACAAATTTTTTCTAGTGCCTCTTTAAATCCATCAATTCCTGTATCATATTTAAATGTAATAGGAATAGTTGTAGTTTTAAAATCCTTATTTCTAAGATTCTTTATTTTTTGCATATTGAGATCTGTTAAAATTGGCGAATCTATTTCTATAAAAGGAAC is a window of Clostridium pasteurianum DNA encoding:
- a CDS encoding RrF2 family transcriptional regulator, which codes for MKLSTKGRYGVKAMVDLAIHYGEEPVSIKSISERQRISEAYLEQLFVPLRKASLIKSIRGSQGGYVLSKAPKDIYISNIFDVLEGPIEISDCIENDTCDNSDYCATRLLWVKIKESIDHVTKTITLQDMVDDYNSIKRDKKIIKA
- a CDS encoding glutamate synthase subunit beta, whose translation is MGKVTGFKEFKRQNSSHRAIKERVKDYKEVYIRMSKEELRNQGARCMECGTPFCSWGCPLGNLMPDFNDMVYKGEWKKAYERISLTSNFPEFTGRICPALCEGSCTLGDNFDAVSINEIEYAIIEEAYKNGWVKPQVPKVRTGKRIAVIGSGPSGLAAAAELNSVGHSVVVFERADKVGGLLRYGIPDFKLEKHVVDRRVDIMEKSGIKFMTSTNAGFDVPTDEILKDFDVVLLTGGSTIPRDLNVEGREGLSGVHFAVDYLKQQNMRNAGVKIGGEEITAKDKVVVVVGGGDTGSDCIGTAIRQGAKKVYQYEIMPKLPTKRDDSMPWPLFPRLYKTTTSHEEGCERLFCVSTKKLEGKNGKLENLKGVKVKWEKGKDGRMSMNEVKGSEFDQKVDLILIAMGFLHPEHSGIIDDLKLELDARGNVKTDDNFMTSHKNVFAAGDMKSGQSLVVRAIHSGRQAAKSIDEYLMGETSLRG
- the gltB gene encoding glutamate synthase large subunit; its protein translation is MTRNVGYPGKQGLYDPAFEKDNCGIGFIASIKGEKSHDIVKKGIEILVNLTHRGAVGADTKTGDGAGIMLQIPDEFFRINCENLGIELPKSGKYAVGMVFLPKETALSYQCEGILERAVEEQGQKVLGWRVVPRDNRSIGETAKGSEPVIKQIFVGSNCDNQIDFERKLYVIRKRAESEVKRLLERGSEYFYICSLSSRTIVYKGLLLADQIKSFYMDLNDINFKSAIALVHQRYSTNTFPTWDLAQPFRFLAHNGEINTIRGNRNWMNAREGVLKSDVFGRKISDLFPVINPKGSDSTSLDNVFELLVADGRQPAQALMMLIPEAWENNDKMEKWKRAFYEYQGTLIEPWDGPAAVAFTNGIQVGAVLDRNGLRPARYLITKNNIAVLASEAGVLKFEPEEIAYKGKLQPGKMFLIDTKEGRIIDDEEVKKSICCSKDYEEIVNRNKFTLDDFEASVGEKVVNDDILKEKQQAFGYTLEDLRIILGPMATNGKEPLGSMGNDTPLAVLSNKSQLLFEYFKQLFAQVTNPPIDPIREEMVTSLINYIGSQGNILNKDAEDVPFIEIDSPILTDLNMQKIKNLRNKDFKTTTIPITFKYDTGIDGFKEALEKICERASKRIKEGFNIIVLSDKHIDSYEAAIPSLLALSAVHHHLIKEKTRTKVSIIVETGEARETMHFALLLGYGATAVNPYIAFESIRQLVREKDIVIEDATKAISNYINAINHGILKILSKMGISTLRSYHGAEIFEAIGLSSELVNKYFEGTPSRIEGIGIDVVAREVLNRYENAFNKIRKPVSVLSVGGQYAWRKNGEFHLFNPDSIYRLQVAARTGNYKMFKDYTKLIDNQDKNLCTIRGLFKFKNLNPISIDEVEPVSEILKRFCSGAMSFGSISKEAHETIAIAMNRIGGKSNCGEGGEDNERYKTDANGDLRRSAIKQIASARFGVTTEYLVNADELQIKMAQGAKPGEGGQLPGRKVDVNIARVRHSTPGIDLISPPPHHDIYSIEDLAQLIFDLKCVNPSARISVKLVSEVGVGTVAAGVAKAHADSILISGHDGGTGAAPLSSVKHAGIPWELGLSETQQVLLLNNLRSRVVLQTDGQLKTGKDVVVAALLGAEEFVFASTILVSLGCCMLRNCHLNTCEMGIATQDEDLRKKFKGKPEYVINFLTFIAQEVREYMAQLGFRTINEMVGRVDKIEAKDAVTHWKAKGINLSKILYKPDMPKRIKPYCTIAQNHGLDKIMDYKLIQIAKDAINSGKPVVGNFEIKNVDRSVGAMLSGKVAKAYGENGLPDDTIRFNFIGSAGQSFGAFGMKGMTLILEGEANDYVGKSLSGAKIAIKTPKRATFKQDENVIAGNTILYGATSGKLFVNGMVGERFAVRNSGAYAVAEGTGDHCCEYMTGGIAVVLGKTGRNFGAGMSGGMAFVLDENNDFEDKCNTEMVEITTDYDDADEKVLYDLIKEHYEYTDSVKAKKILENWDEYKAKFKKVIPTAYKLILEQSKKKAAAVNM